In Pirellulales bacterium, the genomic stretch ACAGAAGGCCCGTCGCGCGATCGATCACGCTCTGCGGTCAGAAGATTCTCGGCAAGTTTGGTGGCGATCCCCGCGACAAATGCCGTGTCATCCGGTATCTGCTGCAATCCGCGAAATCTTGTCATTGCGAATTCCACGTTCAGCCGCAAAGCGCAGCAAAAGCCGCGAGGAAAGGTCAAATCCGGTTGACCGTAATCGGTACGGCAATCAGCGAGCAAAGTGGACGATTTCCATCAAATAGCGGAATCGAAGACATCTTTCCCAATGGTCGCCGCTGCTTCCGCCCGCTCCGAACCATGCCGTGATAAGATGTGCTGAACAACACGACCACTTTGTGCGGCGATAACCGCCCTGGTTCCGGCGTGCCAAACGTTCTCAATAATCCAAGATGCTTCGCAAGTCGTACACGAAGGTCGCACAGTTCAAGGATGTCGCGGCTTTCCGCGCCCGGTTGGCGGAACTCGGTCTGGAATTGCCGCTCGACGACACCATTCTCACGGCCGCCTGTGGCTCGCCGCTTGCGCAGCCGATCTCGATCGGACGTTTCTCGGTCGGCAACCGCTGGTGTATTCACCCCATGGAAGGATGGGACGCGCATCACGACGGCTCCCCCTCGGAGTTAACCCTGCGCCGATGGAAGCATTTTGGCGTTAGCGGCGCCAAACTGATCTGGGGCGGCGAAGCAGCCGCGGTAACCCCGGGCGGCCGCGCCAATCCGCGGCAAACGCTCGCCACCTCAGAAAACCGCCGTGGTCTCGCGGCGCTACTCAAAACACTAACGACAGCTCATCGCGAGCGCTTTGATACGACGAGCGATTTGCTCGTCGGCCTGCAATTGACGCATTCGGGACGCTTTTGCCGCCCTCATTCCAAGCGGTTGGAACCGCGGATCGCCTACCATCATCCGCTGCTTGATGCGCGGTTTGACATTCATCCAAGTGATGATTCCGTCGTCCTGACCGATGAACAAGTAGATCGTCTGATCGACGACTACGTCGCCGCGGCCGGCGCGGCACGCGACGCTGGCTTTCAATTCGTGGATATCAAGGCCTGCCACGGATATCTCCTGCACGAATTCCTTGGCGCCTCCTGTCGCCCGGGGCGCTACGGGGGAGACTTCGACGGGCGAACACGATTGCTGCGCGCGCTTATTGCCCGCATCCGGGACGCCTTTCCCGATCTGATGATCGTCGTTCGACTCAGCGCCTTCGACACGGTCCCTTACGTTCCTGGCGACGAGGGCGTGGGGCGGCCGATGGATTTCTCGCAAGCGC encodes the following:
- a CDS encoding NADH:flavin oxidoreductase, whose translation is MLRKSYTKVAQFKDVAAFRARLAELGLELPLDDTILTAACGSPLAQPISIGRFSVGNRWCIHPMEGWDAHHDGSPSELTLRRWKHFGVSGAKLIWGGEAAAVTPGGRANPRQTLATSENRRGLAALLKTLTTAHRERFDTTSDLLVGLQLTHSGRFCRPHSKRLEPRIAYHHPLLDARFDIHPSDDSVVLTDEQVDRLIDDYVAAAGAARDAGFQFVDIKACHGYLLHEFLGASCRPGRYGGDFDGRTRLLRALIARIRDAFPDLMIVVRLSAFDTVPYVPGDEGVGRPMDFSQALPYHFGFGVDPSDPLQIHLDETIKLLHILHALGVAALNISCGSPYYNPHIQRPAIFPPSDGYLPPEDPLVGVARQIETTRRCKEAVPQLVIVGSGYSYLQDYLPQVAQAVVRKGWTDLVGLGRMVLSYPELPADVLTHGHLARKKVCRTFSDCTTAPRHGLVSGCYPLDSHYKELPEAVNLAEFKSSQRSS